Within the Populus trichocarpa isolate Nisqually-1 chromosome 14, P.trichocarpa_v4.1, whole genome shotgun sequence genome, the region CTCCGTCTTTTCTCTGAAACTTTCACTTgccttcttcgtcttcttcttcttctttggctgCTGCTCCTTGCTCCTGCTCTACTGCTCTACTGCTACTCTTTTTTTCCACAGatagaaaatcaagaaatctgccataaaaagaaagacagaaagttaattgatttttattcaactgattattaaattaaaatggaagATGATACATGGAGCTTTGGTCTCTCCACTTCTTCTTCAAGAAGCTATCAATCTGCTCTCAAGTCTCTTTCTGGTATGTTTaagattcattttttcttctgtcATTTTTATATCTGTTTGGTTTTTTCCTGttgttgtcttcttctttttttctcttttagggtttttttttttacttttgttaattataaaagGTGGGTTGTTGTTGAAACAGATCTTTGTATTGATTTTGAAGatatagaagaagaagatgatgatttaAGGACGGAGTATCCGTGTCCTTATTGTACAGATGATTTTGATTTAGTTGAATTGTGCTTCCATATCGATGAAGAACATTATTTAGAAGCCAAGTCAGGGGTATTTTACTTTACATTTCTACTCTTTAAAAATATCACgttccttttatttattgtgtAGCTGCCTTATATTGACTGCTTGCGCTGGGTAACCATTTAATGCTTTTCGTTGCTCTATATTGACTGCTGAGTAGAACCTATTGAATCAAGAGGGATCGGTTTACGGTTTCATTAATTGgccatctttctctttttaacaGTAGCTACGGGTGAAAAAGTTTGGTTTATATCTATTCAATGCCTTTCGTACTTAGCTTTTAAGCGTTTGTAATCTGGGCCATGTGCTTTTTATTAAAGAGTTGTTGAACTAGTTTGATATTGAATCCTAtttctacttttgtttttgtggatAAAAACGGAAAGGGTTATTGTAAAGAATCATAATACATTCTTCTTCTTGGAAGTCTTTCCGTCTTATATACCATAAGCTCATGAACTGTAAGTGTTGACATTAATCTTCCTtgaaaattgcatttttattcAACAGGGTCTCAAGCTTCTTACTAATGCATGATTTGTTATTCAAGTTTCTGCACATGAACATTCTCATTTGGATTAGGTTATCTCCTTTCACTTCATTTCTATTGCACTGATATAATGGATCGTGTTTCTTTGAATTACGAATTTATCTTGATTCTGTTGAGGTAATACCCGAAATGAGAAATTACATCTGGATGAATCTGTTGAACTGATATCGATTTGTTTTGTAAAGAGAAAGGAGGGGAGTAAGTGATCTGTTATGCATGTATGAGGTTCATTTAATACGTACTACCATCAGTAAAATGAGGATCTTTTCGCATTGGCCTAGTCAAGCTTGATATACAAGTCTTGAAGTACAATTTGCTCATAATCACCAATATGTGTTTGCAGGTATGCCCTGTTTGTTTCACCAAGGTGGGAATGGATATGGTTGATCACATAACAACAGAACATCGAACCATTCACAAGATAtcctttttgtttgattattggAAATTATTCATCTTTTCACCTCATTTACTTGATATCTACTTTCCATTTTGCTTACTGCATCTTGTCCTTTTACAGTCAGTTGAATTGCTCTTAGTTCTTTTATTTAGACTTGAGGCCATGTCTACATCCTTGATTATAAATTACAGTTTGCAAAAATTGAAACTTGGGAGAGTAGAATCACACTCAAATTATTCTTTTCTGAAGAAGGACTTAGAGGATGGGTATTTGCAATCATTACTTAGCGGATCATCCTCGGTGGTTTCTTCCTCCAACTTGGCACCTGATCCATTATTGTCATTTATTTGCAATGTATCCCCTGCTGAGAAGTATGATAGTGTACAGCCTAGTTGTTCAAGTAAAGCAACCATAGAAGAGAAAAGTTCAGATGAGAAACTGTTGGAAAGGTTAGTTGTTTGGTTATGCTTTATGACATCAGTCACATGTGTGCTAATGTTTTTtcctattattattttgtctttggaaaaaaaatcgaaGTACTTGTTATTTggtaaggtaaaaaaaatgtatggcAGTTCACAGATGGTTGAAAGAATATACACAAGGTTAGCTTAAATAGTGAAGTCAAAGTGTGGAAAGAGAGAATTTGAAAATGGTGAAAAAAATGTGTCCCGCTCCCTGTTTGGGGCCGTGATGTTAGGATCTGCAAAGCTTTTCTTAAGTTTTTAgctgaattaattttgatgtgatatgAATAGGTTGTTTGGAACCAAATTCAATTATAGTGTTTGACttaaattcaattgataaataagttgaatttatattttcggaaaagataaaatttaattcattttgtttccTATATTACCCTTATTATCTTCATCTTTGGTATTTTGGAAAAgttagatttaatattaaattttttcttttcggAATTATAAATCATAGGGGTTGACctctaatttacttttttagtatttttagagaTTGAGTTCCATTTGGAATTTAATTCTTAACACTTAAAAGGATTCTAAACAtgagatttcattaaaaattttgaatttaattcaattcaattaagaGGGTTTCAATCATGTTGGAAAGGGTGATATAAGTGATTGGTGGGTCACAGCATTTCCAATGTTACAAGTGCAAATTACTGCTAATTTGTTAGTGAACAATGATGAGAAGAAGAGTTGGATGCATatgacattttaaaaatgatggGAGAGCCATATGATAGGGTCGCACCACCATCATTATAGCATGCGCATGGATTTTCTGTGAGTGGAAAGAATAAAACTGAACTCTTGTGAGGTTGTAATCAAACATTCCAAAATAGGAAGGGGGGAACATTATCCAAGTGGTCATCATGATGAACAAGAAAGCCCTACGCCTGATTCCAAGTTCAATGCAATCTTGAAGTTCCTGTTGCTTGATTTATTGTCTTATGCTGTATGATATTTTGCACTTTTTTATACTTTCTTGTAAGATAGAATAGGATGAGGATCATGATTCAGCAAAGGTCGTCCATATCAATACTGCTACTATATCGTTTTCTTGCAATACCAACTCTGTTAGTATTTTTATGATTGCAGGAATGATCACATATCACCTTTGTCGGATGAGGAGCACATGGAGAAGGCAAAGAGAAGTGAGTTCGTACagggactgttattgtccaccATATTCGATGATGGCCTATGATGAAACATGGTATAAGCGTTGTTGATGTCAACTTGAGATTATAACAAAACAAGTCTATTTTCAATGCTGTCTATGTTGAATATACCTTGACCAAGAGAGCTAGATTAGATGCAGCACTGAATTGTATCCCACAATTGTATGGAATCCGTAAGGCCAGATCGGAGCCagaattttatgtactttaatTTTCAAAGCTCCTTGTGCTTAATTGAAATTTAGGTTATTCTTCTAGCAAcgtttcaaattcaaatattgTGCACTTTAGCCTGCATGGGTTTGAATTGCTGGGAATgggttattttaaattaatatttttttagaacttttaaataattttgatgcgtttatattaaatgagaataaagCTGGTAAAAGCTCAGAGACGGCCTGATGGAGCACCCAAGCGATTACTCCATTTCAGCAAACACCCATTTAGTTAGAAAATAACTCATTCCCCTCGAACGAAGaatggatgaagaaaaaaataaaacacttctGCTTTAGAATGGAGAGGTTCAAAATACTGAGAAACTGAAGCGAGTACTTGTTTTGCTGCATTCACCGAGTCTGCTGGCTGAGGGGTCTTTGCTCCTCCTCCTGTAAACTGCGGCCAAAAGACCTTCCAATTTCAAACTTATACGATGCTTTTAGGTTCATCCTCCCCCCACACAGAAAATGAGTAATTGCCATACCTTCCTCATCACCACGAGACTTTTTGTGGGGAGCAGaatttgattactttttataattgaCGTTTGTTCTTCAGTTTAGGCACACCAGGTCTTAAAGCTGTATGAGCAGACTCCAAGATATCACCCCCTTTATCTTCACTGGAATTTGATGCAGCGGGAGCCGAGAGCTCTGTGGCATTCCACAAGAGTTGGCAGTCTTGAAATCATTTTACAGCTCTGCATATTGAGCAGAGAAGCAGTGTCTTTCATCACTCTCTTGATCACTGCATACTGTAcaaaaatcttttaataatatgGGACAGGCCGGGTCATGAAATGCCGTGTATCATAGTCTTTTTATGATATTCTCCCTTCAACGACTCTTCATTTTAACTGGCtatttgaccaaaaaaattgaatattcagGTTTATTTGACCGCGTTTTGTtaagagaagaataaaaaaaagattagtaaaaaaataaatatgtaagttcttcaaagtactttttggtataaaatttttttaattataaattaaatgtttatacatatatttaattaaataaattaataattaaaatatttaattttacatgtattttttgatttaataagtagtttataaaatttatgagtattatgatgtttttttaaaattataataatactatgtaaagaaataaaatacataaaaaaattaattcccgaaaaaataaaaaataaaacagatatTAACCAGCAGCCAAAaactttttctccttttcttattttttattatttttgatgagGTCAGtgcaaaactatatataatgACGAGTATGAAAATTATAAcctagtttaaataaaaaaaataaaaacagtc harbors:
- the LOC7495235 gene encoding protein DEHYDRATION-INDUCED 19 homolog 3 isoform X2 — protein: MEDDTWSFGLSTSSSRSYQSALKSLSDIEEEDDDLRTEYPCPYCTDDFDLVELCFHIDEEHYLEAKSGVCPVCFTKVGMDMVDHITTEHRTIHKSLQKLKLGRVESHSNYSFLKKDLEDGYLQSLLSGSSSVVSSSNLAPDPLLSFICNVSPAEKYDSVQPSCSSKATIEEKSSDEKLLERNDHISPLSDEEHMEKAKRSEFVQGLLLSTIFDDGL
- the LOC7495235 gene encoding protein DEHYDRATION-INDUCED 19 homolog 6 isoform X1, which codes for MEDDTWSFGLSTSSSRSYQSALKSLSDLCIDFEDIEEEDDDLRTEYPCPYCTDDFDLVELCFHIDEEHYLEAKSGVCPVCFTKVGMDMVDHITTEHRTIHKSLQKLKLGRVESHSNYSFLKKDLEDGYLQSLLSGSSSVVSSSNLAPDPLLSFICNVSPAEKYDSVQPSCSSKATIEEKSSDEKLLERNDHISPLSDEEHMEKAKRSEFVQGLLLSTIFDDGL